The genomic interval GGAGCTGGCTTTTTGTGAAGCAGACCGTCTCCCTGATGCCTTCAAGAAAAGCAGGAAGGGAAGTGTCTACCTTACCCCATACAGGGTACGTTAATGAGGCACTTACAGTAACTTCATTTGCAGCTGTCTATATCAGTTCTTCTTTCCTTcatcagacacactcacacacacacacacacacaagcacatatgcATCAGCACATATGCATCAGCCCCACACATGAACTTGTGCACTTAACTTTGcctacataacacacacacacacagtttgtcaGAGTCCCTGTTTGTGTTGTGCGTTAGGTAATCTTCTTGGCGAAGGGGAAAGAGGCCTTGCAGTCGTTTATGATGCCCTTCTATCTGATGAAAGGCTGTGAGGTCAAACAGCCTGTACTGGGGGCCAACTACATCAAGGGGACAGTCAGCGCAGAACCAGGgggtgagaaacacacacacacacacacactctatatcaTACTGTATGCACCAAAACTAGCTTACATATgcacaaaaacatattttttgcacTCTCATTCTCGCTTGTGAATGAATAcccacatatactgtatattcactcagaaataaacacacacacatggccacacATTCACATATGTAGGCCTGTACCTGGTGGAATGGGCAGACACACTGaccacacactcagtcacttcACGCAAGAGGTAAAGGCAGAAATGATCAATTTCCTGTAAAAATGCTACTTCATTCAAACTACATAACAGAAAGCTGAGCAGTATAGTTTCAACCATGACACGTCATATTACATCACACCTTCACACCTGTGAGAGTTGCCACTGTTGCTCCTGGTACACGGGTTCAGGCATAATGGCCTTTTctgaaaacatgttcaccaGAGGGGAATTTTCCTAGATGCGATTTCCCAGCAACACTGAGGTTGGTGAAATACCGGCGTGTCAGAGCAGGTGCTAGACTGTGCTGGGGAAGCTTTTTCACAGTGACCCACATAAAGGCCAGGGCTTTCATACGTGTCCTTATTTATGGGTCCATAGAGTCAAATACAGTATGTCCAAATTCTCACACTCCTCTGCGTCTCCCTTTCTGTCCAGggtgtgtgtttaaaaaaagCTCTCAGACTGAGTCAACCGCTATTCCAGTGACCGACCATGTGGcttcaggaggaggaggagggggagaggcatCAGTTTTTAAGCTCAGATAGACATCACTTCAAATGTCAATCAACATTTTGCCTCGGCAGCACTGGAGGGAGGGGTGTCATTTTTAAAGCTCAAATATAGTCCATATTGCCTTTTTGGCCAAATGTGGAACCGTGACTTGTCATTGTTACCCACATCGTATTCATTATGTCGATAGAGACCATATGACAGCAACGATCATGTGGACTCACTCTCAGTTGCAATGGTTGCCGTTTGCACACCTAAGTTCAAGTTTAGAAATGACCACAAAAAGGAACCCTTCAAACACTTCATTATAAAAACTAATAGAATGAGTACAATATCAACAGATGCACTGTATCCTGGTCAGTTccctgtgtctgcctgtgttctgtttttatttattttatttatttgttttaatctgGGTTCGATTTGTTTGGTCTTCTGCAGGAGGCTGGGAGGGCACTGCCGCCTTCAAGCTAATCTTCTCTGCAGGCGGCGCCATCGAGTTCGGCCAGCACATGCTGCATGTGGCCGCCCAGGGTAGGAGGGCCATGGACACTTTTTCCTCTgaacgtttgtttgtttgtttgtttgtttcctgtcTTCCCTGTGAAGCTTATTGGCCCAGTCGTGCACAAGACTGTCAGCTTCTTGACGAAgcccactcttttttttttttccataagaTGATGGAAGACAAGAGTACTTTGTATGTTTGTTGTGGTTTGGATATACTGCCACCTGCTGAATTCTGTAGGTACTACAGCATGTTGGAGGACACTGCAGTGACTTGTGTATTGGGTTAGGGTTGTGTGGGTTAGGATGGCTCAAAATCAGCTGACGACTAATGCAGGTCAGGGGgcgtattcacaaagcattttatcgtaccactaggagtactcttAAACCACACTAAACGTTTttgctaggagttttctcttaaaacctATTCACAAAGCCACTCAGACCTACtctcagtaaggaaaaatgacaactcctaagatAAGAGAAGAGCTCTGTTGCTATGGTTGACGTCATTCCTCATGCATAAGCTTGTTTGAAGTGACCACCTTCATTGGCTGATAATTATAACGCGGGAATGATGACAACCTCCCCTACGGTGATGAGTGACAGGATGAGAGGAGGATTTTTTGTGAAGTCTTAGTGAGTTATGAGTCCTCTCAACTTCTTTTAAGCTATCCCAGACTTAGCTGCTCCTTTTGgggctaaaatgctttgtgaattaccggTACTCATAGTCAAAAAAAtgaggagtcctaaagttacgagtgacacgcccattatttttaggagtttctcctaaattcgccagttaggagcttcTCAGAATCTCAAAGAGAATTACTGTAGAATTCCAGTAATATCCAAGAAAATTCCCTGTAAATGTAACTTTGTGTTTCCTGTGTTGACCCTGCAGCATCCAAAGGGCAGCCAGTTCTGGGCGACTTTGGAAACTGTCCCTACATGGCAGCCAATGGGGCGTGTGCTTACCCCCCTCCTCCAGCCAATGGGATGTACGCCTCTGGGCCCCCCCCTGGCTACAGTTACCCCCCAGGTACGAACACATTCCATTCAAACCCTCTCTGCCTGTGTTCCAGTCAGCTAGTTCAAAAACAAAGAATATCGTTGTTGTCTTTCATATGATTAATATTCATGtcattcatcttttttttttttttttttcaacaaatgatgaattacttttttttagtaTATTTGATTACAGTAATGCAAGGAAACATTAAGCATAGTCTGTTTGGAGACACAACCAAGATCTGCATAATCATGCACAagtttttatttcattgttTGTCATATTTGTAATTAAGATTTGATGGTGGTAGTAAAATGGATAGTATTTGGCCTCTTGAGTGATTGTCTGACCCCACAGGTGGGTTCTATCCCAACCCCCCAGCGTTCGACGGTCCTGCCGCCTACATGCCGCCCCCGCCGTACTCCGCACCCCTGGGCCAGTCGCCACAGGGCCTGGACCTGCCCCGAACACCCGCCGGTAAGAAGCACAGCCCCCGGGCAACTTACGCGCACAGCTTTTAAACGCGTTCAGACACGTACATAACAACCAAGTGTATTATTTGCAGTcatacggctcccacacaccgTTGCGtacgttgcagtgctggagacgcgcatcccattcactttacatgggctcacgtcatccgttgcccaactgaattgtgggtccgttgcatcGCGTTGCTCCCGACGCTTGCGTTGAGAAGTTCACTTTTTGCTGCACCGACGGACGGCACCAGACAATCAAAttacaacaacacattacatttatatagcgcttcgATCAaattacaacaacaacacattacatttatatagcgcttccATACTCAAAGCGCATCACATggatggggggacctcactagtaaccaccaccaatgtgtagcacccacctggcgGTTACGGTTATACCTtaagctaccgtcgggaacacccactggcatgcgttgatggaacgcaactgtgtgtggaaGCCATTACAAGCAGTCTTCCAAGCAAGCAGCCATTACAAGCAGCCATTACAAGCAGTCTTCCAAGCAGCCATTACAAGCAGTCTTCCAAGCAGCCATTACAAGCAGTCTTCCAAGCAGCCTTTACAAGCAGTCTTCCAAGCAGCCATTACAAGCAGTCTTCCAAGCAGCCTTTACAAGCAGTCTTCCAAGCAGCCATTACAAGCAGTCTTCCAAGCAGCCTTTACAAGCAGTCTTCCAAGCAGTCTTCCAAGCAGCCTTTACAAGCAGTCTTCCAAGCAGCCTTTACAAGCAGTCTTCCAAGCAGCCATTACAAGCAGTCTTCCAAGCAGCCATTACAAGCAGTCTTCCAAGCAGCCATTACAAGCAGTCTTCCAAGTGGTAGTGTGAGCGTATCTGTGTTTTCCAGTTTGAAATCAGTGAGTTTCATGTGTCTCACTTATTTTATCCACTTCTGTTGCaattcttccccctctctctctctctctctctctctctctctctctctctctctctctctctctctctctctctctctccttttcctctcttcatctctcccttcccctctctctctctctctctctctctcgctctctctctctctcgctctctctctctctctctctctctctctccttttcctctcttcctctctctctctctctctctctctctctccttttcctctcttcatctctcccttcccctctctctctctctctctctctctctctctctcccttttcttctctctgtagCTGAGGCTAAGGCAGCGGAGGCGGCGGCCAGTTCTAACACCGTGTCTCCATCTCATGTGTATCTGCCAGAGGTgagcaataacacacacacacacacacacacacacctcatgtgTATCTGCCAGAGGtgagcaatcacacacacacacacacacacacacacacatctcatgtGTATCTGCCAGAGGTgagcaataacacacacacacacacatctcatgtGTATCTGCCAGAGGTgagcaataacacacacacacacacacctcatgtgTATCTGCCAGAGGTgagcaataacacacacacacacacacccaccctgcACCTACTGCTGCTTACGCACTCCCACTCAACACCCActggccctctcctcttctctctcctcttctctccccttctctattctcttctcttccctcctttccttctctattctgcccttctctcctctcattctctctcctctcttgtcctctcctctcattctctctcctctcttgtcctttccactcttctcctctcttctcttctcttctcctcctcctcctctcctcatcctcctcctgcctgtttctcctcccatctcctctgcgtcttctctcctcatctgctctccacacacatcacaagccaagcagtcgcacgcacgcacgcacgcacgcacgcgcacacacacacatcacaagccAAGCAGTctcgcgcacgcacgcacgcacacacacatcacaagccAAGCAGTctcgcgcacgcacgcacgcacacacacatcacaagccaagcagtctcacacgcacacgcacacgcacacacgcatgaatGCAGTCAGGACTTGGGCCTGTGGTATGCTAACTGAGGCTAAGCTAGTCCTTACCCTGAAATGGGTCGGGCCCAGGTAGAGCCACGGATCTGTTTCAGGCGCTGCTGAGTGCTCAGGTGTTACTCAGGTAAAAGTGAGGTCATTAACCAGACACTTGCAGTGTGCTGAAACGATATCCATTAACCTGAGACCACAGAGGATGGAAATCAAGGCCGAAGGATAGAAGATTATTaataaatagcctagcctaaatgacaaagcaaatagcctagtagtaTAATGAAATACACTACGGACTGGTGCAGTGTCTTTGCAACTTGTTTTACATAATCTGTATGAAGACACATAGCCTACGTTTGTAAATAGGAGAAACAATTCAATTTGATTTAGGCTACAATGAAAAGTTACATTtagtttacatgttgacaatgaatgttttttgttgttgttggtggcgtattgcatcccttagttacaATGCACAATTATTCTCTTGTGATTGAAAGCTGTAGatgtgcatttcaaaacattgcgatGTGAAATTCCACAAAAAGCGTCTTTCGAAGAGTCCTTCGAAgtatttttggggctttttttttgccttttattCAGATCGGATAGTGAAAAGACTGACTGGTAGCAAGTGGGAGAGCCAGATTGGGTGAGATTGTGAAATGACCCGGGTCAGATGCTAACCCGGGTCAGATGCTAACCCAGATCCCCATGGGCCCTTGGACCCGAATGTGTTACGGGCGCTGCAGTCAGTTGCGTCACAGCGCCCCCTCGTTAGTTTTGATTATGATGTCATACGTTTTTATTTTACGCAGTCTCTcagtttgtttttcatttttgtcttcTGTCTTAGTCTTCTGTTCATTTAATAACTTGGAACTTGGAATTGGAACCGTATCCTATAATTCTTGAGTTggaattttaataaagtatgtAGTGTTGTTGGTCCTACATGCCAAATGAAAACTCGGTGTTGAATGTAAGTGTAAttcagtcttgtgtgtgtgtgtgtgtgtgtgagagagagagagagagaaagggatgagacAAAATAGTGAATATCACCAGATGTTTGTGATATGTGATATGCTAGCACCAAatattgctattttttttactaaaacTGGGTCAAGGCGAGCAGAGCAGAAGGCAGCAGGTCAACCACAGAgcaacgcacgcacacacacacacacacttagacacacacacccacacacactacacacacacacacgcacacacacacacgcacacgcgcacagacacacgcacagacacacagacacgcacgcacgcacacgcacacacacttcaacatcATTGACGCAGGTTACAAACACTGCACAGTACTGGACAGCTCAGTGTGGGTCCTGTAAACAGTGAGAATACAGTGTTGTGCTGTGTATACTAATGCACTGtgcatactgcatactgcatactgcatgcTGCATACACACTGTACTCCTACTACCATACGTATAGTATCACTCATCTGCTGGAGTCCCTCTCGAGGTCCATGGACTGATCCGCGGCAGCTGAGGATAAAGAtgtaaggggcagccgtggcctactggttagcgcttcggacttgtaaccggagggttgccggtttgaaccctgaccagtaggcatggctgaagtgcccttgagcaaggcacctaacccctcactgctccccgagcaccgctgtagttgcaggcagctcactgtgtgttcactgtgtgctgagtgtgtttcattaattcacggattgggataaatgcagagaccaaatttccctcacgggatcaaaagagtatatatacttatagttAATGGATGTGGATGTTAGAGTGTGTTGTGTAAGTGGAGTTGCgtaaaacagtcaatgtttgtgtttttccctcttcttattatttttatttatattatttctcCAGGACAAGCCTCCCCCCTACTCCCCACCTGAGGACAAGAAGAACCAGTAGAGGAGACCTGAGCCACGGTCACTTCCTGACCAGCCCAGTCCAGCCAgcaccctcccttcctccccgaTCTCttcaatttctccttcctcccctctctctctctcccctcaggcCAGAGtctgtcatccctctctccctccctctctccctccctccctcttccctcgCTTTCTTTTCGCATCTCTTTCTTCTCATCCAGACTTCTCTTCAAGCTTCACTGGtgccactcctcctcctcctcctccccatcttGTGATTTGGAATCTGGAACTAATGAGACTGGAATTCCGCCGTTGCTGTGGCAACGATGCAGAAAATAAAGGTGGCGGTGGTTGTAGCTAGTCTGGTTGTGGAGCCAGAGACCCGATAGAGAGGGCTAGGCAGATGTCACCATGTCTGAATGACCGGTGGCCTGACCGCCTGGcttgctgttagtgaatgtacACGACGagaattttatttcattttaattcttttcatttcatttcattcattttattCTGGCTGCTTTGTACCAGATCAAAATTAACACTAAACCAGCTATATTCAGTATTGTCATACTGTTTGTGAATCATTTGTccattttgtatgtatgtattgttaGGAGTTCTTGGGGATTGCCGTCTGGGACCAATGCACTAATGCATAGTAAAAGGCCAGTGTTGAATTATTGTCGTCAGATTGCACGCATGAGGGAACCACTGGCGTTCTGAGACACGGACGCTGATCCAGGATTAGAATTGAAGTGTGGAATGCTGGGAGGATTAATGTCGGTGGGAAGCATGCGTGTGCAGCTGGCATCTACtccacttaacccctcacttcccccccttccccccagctgGATGAACTCTGACCCCTGGGCAAGCATCACAGTACACATCGCACTGGGgcattctgtctgtctgtgtgtttatgtgtgtttcctCTATGTACAGCACCTGAGCAtgctctgtgcgtgtgtgtgtgtgtgtgtttcctgaatgcctctgtgtgttgtgatgtgtcgTTTGCGTGAAGGCTTGTCCTTCACCTGTCCAGCAGAAGCAACCTGGCTAGAGGCTGACTCCAAAACAGATCCGATCCAGCTCCGGGCCACACCTGGGCTGAGTCCGGTCGGCACCACGGACAGCTGCCGGGTTTGAGCCACCCGCTCTTTGCACTTTAAAAACGCTACGCTACGCAGCAGTGACCAAACTCCCTCCTAACCTCCCTCCACTCCCTAACCTCCATCTCCACCGCTCCTCGTTGTAAGAGTGATAATATATATCTGCTATATTTATTTCCATTCGAGATGACTACAAACATGACGTCATTTATTTGAATGTCGAGCTGTACCAGTCTAGCATGGGTTTTGAACTGTGACAATAACTCTGCATCAGTTTGGATTTTAATAAACTAAACTTGTGTGAAGTGAAACAATGCTTGTGGATTTCTTTAAGACAGcagtttattcattcatttatttgtttgtttgtcatccAGCAAACTGTGAGGGGAATCATGTTTTCTGTTCCCCAGGAGGCAACATAACAGTACTGTGCCGTTACTACTTGAGTAGAACACTGTTTGGTCTGGAGAGAATGTCTGGGGAAGAGGACAATATAGCACGGGAGGTGGCTctcattgtgtgcgtgtgtgtgtgtgtgtgtatgtgtatgttgctCTCACAGAGCCTTTCCAGTAGAGTCACTGTCTATGTGCAATGCTgtcctgcccccctccccttcgGCTTGTGTCCACTCAGACCACAGGCTCATGTGTTGGCCCGGCAGACAAGGGGACACCTGGGGGGTCTAGTGCTGATGGACAGGGGTGTTGCACCTCTGAGGTGGAGATCTACAGAAGGGGGTTTCTACAGGAGTCATGaggttatttttttgttgttttttgtccttttccttttgtcttgtgtttcttcagaagtgttcatgagtttttttgtgttgtgttttgtcatgtttcttcttcttgtaCCTGCTCACAGAGATGCTACGCACACGAtcccttttttgttgttgttgtgcagtGTTTTCCCACAGGCCCGTGGAAGCACGTtcgtttgttttgcttttcagaAACGATTGTCTCGGCCTGGTCAAGCCAGCTCAGTCCAAAACCAGGGGGGTCCGATAGTGTAAAAAGTCAGTTCTGGCATGGTCGTCTTTCCTCCTGGTCTGCCCCACCGGCCCCTGAGGTGGTCAGGGGAGGCAGAGTGTGACGCTGACGCCCTCTCCGATCCAGCATGCCGGAAACAGCTCCTGGGTGAAGACGCAGTGGAAGGCGTGCAGCCTTGCCTGCCCCTCGCCGTAGTACGTCAGCGTGCCGGCCTCGTAGTCCAGCAGCATGCCGATACGCAGCGGCTGGTGTGGGGGGTGGTGCGTCGCCGCGGCGACCGTCTCCCGGCGGCCGGCGTGCCAGGCGCTGAGCTGCCGCTCGTCCAGCTGCAGGCTCCAGGAGAGCTCGTTCATGCCCACCATGCACTGCTTGCCCTTCTCCTTGCGCGGGATGGCCTGGTAGGTGACGCCGAGGTAGGCCCAGGGCTTGGACACCTCCAGCTCCCAGTAGTGGCGTCCGCGATGGAAGCCCTCGTGGCACAGCACCTGCCAGGTGTGGTCGAAGCGCGCCTTGTCCACCGGCACCGGCCACGGACCCGTTGTCAGGTGCTCCGCGCGGCGGTTGCTAAGCGACAGCTGCAGGTGGGAGTTGGCCGTTCGGGGGTCGAAGGTCAGGGAACAGCGATCTGTGCGGAAGAGAGGGGGGTTAGGGGTCGCACATGAGTGGACACTTTCCCAATAAAAACATGATTGACATCAAAACGCCAAAATCGGAGGGATTAAAGTCATTTCAATGTCAATTTTGCTGTTGCGTATTTTTTCTCTCTAAACTAAGCACAAAGGCACTGAGCTCTGGTGAAATGAGACTTACACTCACTCAGTCCTTCCCTGCCCCCGGGGTAGGAGGGGGTGGCAGGGCTCGGCACGACGGCCAGCGTAGGCTTCTTGTCCTGAGGAGATCCTGCAGGCACAGCGGCATCAGAGGTTACATAACGAACCGGCACACGGACACAAGgcggcattctctctctctcgctctctctctctctgttcctggtTTTTCATCCTCTGATTCTCTTTCTGCGGTCTTTatttctctcaatctctcactAGGGCACATTATTCAACCCACCACCCTTCCAAAGTTAGGAGACTAAAGAATATGCACAACAAATCAACAAATGTCAGTAaagcagaaaacacaaacacaaacatttcatTCGAGCACCAGTTTACACTCAACTGGAAATATTCTTATTTCTCAAAATAGTTGTCATTGTAATACATAATAAAAAGATGCATAACTGCAGAACTACCTTTAAAATGAACAACTACAAGGCAGTCAGTTCAAACAAACTGTCTCAACAAAAACTATTCACATTCCATTTTAGTGTTACTAGTGCTTAAggactctctccccctctctttttttttctctctct from Alosa sapidissima isolate fAloSap1 chromosome 3, fAloSap1.pri, whole genome shotgun sequence carries:
- the wbp2 gene encoding WW domain-binding protein 2, with amino-acid sequence MALNKNSSESGGVIINNSESVLMSYENVELAFCEADRLPDAFKKSRKGSVYLTPYRVIFLAKGKEALQSFMMPFYLMKGCEVKQPVLGANYIKGTVSAEPGGGWEGTAAFKLIFSAGGAIEFGQHMLHVAAQASKGQPVLGDFGNCPYMAANGACAYPPPPANGMYASGPPPGYSYPPGGFYPNPPAFDGPAAYMPPPPYSAPLGQSPQGLDLPRTPAAEAKAAEAAASSNTVSPSHVYLPEDKPPPYSPPEDKKNQ